The Glycine soja cultivar W05 chromosome 9, ASM419377v2, whole genome shotgun sequence sequence gaaaaaatatttttctgaaattgttTTGACTATTTTTTTCCATCAAAATATTCTCATGAGAGCAGGTGGGTATTTACTTTTTtgacttaagttttttttactaCCACAAAATATCaagttattttcattaaattatttaatgtgataaataattaaaaaattatgataaaaatactatattaatcttttattcTCAGAAAATTCGTATGAGAATATTTATAACCtaccaaataaatttaattaatcattagaaattataatttttcataattcataacttccgatgatgatgatttttggacaagatttttttttcttatagcaAACGTCCGTAAGGTTTTGAGTGGTGTAATGTATAAGAGAGTTTTCTGTTCGAGATtagcataaaatattttattaaatgtattttttgccCCATCTTATTTTTAGCGCGCATCAGACACAACGCATACAAATAATCTTCAAAAGATAGAACTGTATCCCTTATGCTTTAATTTTCCATAATGTCTTTAGATGATATCCTTCATACGAATGGTTTTAACTTGGAATGTCTATATATCCTTCAAACACTTCTTAATATGCTTCTTCTAGATGACCCTTGAGACTGGTATTGTAAATACTAAATATGtaccattttgttttgttgtcttTTGTTTTATCTAATCATATATAGtttgtttttaagaaaatttggaGGTGAGGCCATGAGGGCAGGTAGCCACCGGTTTGATATgaatttttggaaaaataaaattgaaaccaatgaaaattattaattaggattggttaaaatttgcaaaaaataaaaataaaaatctccaTACCACGTGATGACAAACGAATAGTTTCGGTTTGAGTTATCAGATTGGtgcatatatatcattttttaaaacaattatatatatatatatagtttgctTTTAAGAAATTATGGAGGTTTAGACTAGGGGTGATGGCAGGTAGCTAGGGTCGGTTTGATGTGGATTTTtgggaaaataaaattgaaaccaATGAAAATTGATTAACTTGGTTAGGTTTGaacttgcaattttttttctccatacTAAGTCAAACCAACATGATGACAAACGAATAGTTTCGGTTTGAGTTATCAGATTGGTACAtataccatttttttaaaaaaacaatgtgtTTCATAAAGTATAACCTATCATAGaaaatgcataattttttttaaagaaaatattagaaaacaTATAGTATTCATCAAACCACAATATCCATATCAAATAATAACTAGCAGAAATCGTTTTCAAGATTTAGGCCtagtaaaactaatttaaaaaaaaaaaaggaccgTAATTCGGATGATAAGTGCAATTAACATGTTCTTCACAAGCAGTGATTGATATTAtgaatcgtttttttttttcgttgcaTTGATATCATGCCTCTTCACAACAACCACCAAATGGAtgaactaaatttaattttctgatAAAATCAATAACGTTaatcacatattttttaaattagtgtgAAGAGGAGAGTAGACAATAGTATTCCAACTAGGGGTATAAATAAACCAAATTATTTGTGAATTAGTCGAACTCAACTTGTTAAATGCTCaatcaaaatcatttatttaattaaataaataaactcaaACTTGAGATTaggatttattatttaaatgaatCAAACTTAAATGTTAAAAGTGTCGAGTATGTATATATGAGTTTGCTAACTTAGgcgtaattattttttagaagaagttaataaattataccagggtatattttaaagaaatttataattacagcttgttaatttaattcttgTAAAAATTAAGTTGGTGTAAATTAGCAAACATTATACACATTTATTAACATACATCTCCTTTTTAGAGGGAGTAAGTTACTAAACTACATCCgagtatattttaagaaaatttataattataatttactaCTAACTAAAAAACAAGTAGGTGTAAATTAATAAATcccatatataattaaaatgacataaatttCACAATATAACATACCTCATGTTTAgcacttgtttttattttgtacattattatttagtattaaaatgttttttaaatactaaattgaaaaaattaaaaaaaatacaatttaaaaataattaagttataaataagttaaataaGTCCAAgtcaagttttaattttttaaagaagtaAAGTCCAAGTTTGagctacacatttttttcacaaaacaaatataaatttttagtatTCAACACGGCTCATTTCTACTTTTAATCTCAACTATACTGGCACTCTTTTGTCTACCAACCAGCAACAATACACCATATAATCAAATATCATTAGAggaagaaaaaccaaaagagaatGAATAAGATGGGAGGATTAGACCAAAAcccaatgaatttttttttactaaaacctATAGTTGGAAAGGACATTTCTATTCCGGAGGAACTGGTCTCTAACAAAACTTGGAACAATGTCCCACCAAGTCAGGCCAATCCGGGAGAGCCCCCCATGATTAGAATCGGGTTAAAAATATTTCCTTACATTGTTTATGTTTTAACTTATAATAACTTCTTTAATGTCCTTGTTAACTCCGCTTCACAGTACAGGACTCGTGCAATTATCTCTCATCACTACTTCCAATTAactttttatgaaatatttaacattttgaATGATCTACCACTgagtttcaataaaaaaaaattatacttattaaTTCTTTAAGATATTGATGCAGCACTCGaagaaaaagatgagaaaatcaaTTAAAGTAATTTCATCATTTAGTTCAGTTTGACAAAATCTTCATTGATATTATTCATTGAGATACTACTCTTAGCGCCTGTTTGGATCCAAGCCACAAGTGTTTTTGAGAATTTTTCTACTCATAGccttcctcttttcttttttacaggACTTAAAAATCATGCAGCCTATTTTGTAACTGAGCTCTCACCTTTATGAAATAAGACTTTAGTTGTTATTAATTCCGTTAAATTAGCTTTTtgtcatctaatttatttattagattcaatttgatcttttagtttttttaagattcaatttagtcctctaatttttaaaaacaagtcAATTTGCTTATACCATCTAAATTGAAACAAAAGTGTTAAGAAATTCCACTAGGTGATTTTAAATGGAAAAAGGAAAACATATCAAAAACACCAGATTCTAGAAACCCAGTTTTTCATTGACAAACTCTTCTCTGAACAATTCACATTATTCTAAACAACCAGCCCCTTTACTCCAATTTAAATGGAAAAAGGAAAACATACCAACAACACCAGATTCCAGAAACATCCAGTGAAAGTAAGGGGAAGGTTCAAGGTTGCACTGTGTTTAAGTTCAACATGAAGCCAAATAGGAAAAAGGACACATTAGTTAACCAGCCATGGGATGGTTAGAAATGTACTCAATAGCAAGATGACAAGAGTCAATTTTATCAGCTTCCTTGTCTGGGATCTCTAGCTTGAACTCCTCTTCTAGTGCCATTACAATTTCCACATTGTCCAAGCTATCCAAACCCAAATCCTTCTGGAAATGTACATCTGGACTCACCTGAGGAGAAGGAGAAAGCAGTAaaccaaatattaaaatattatctgcAATGCTTACAATTTACAAGAAAGCTGCATGACCAAATATGCAAAATGGAAGAACATGCATTGCAAATCGCAATCAAATTAAAGCGAATGTTAGCAGCATTCTCATAACGTGTATGATACAGGATgaacaacaattaaaaaaaagttttgaaaagCAAAAGAAATCTAAGGTCTTTGATGAATTGGTTTGTTCGAAAGATGTTCTGAAAACAATTTTGGAAGTTTCTGAAATGAAAATTAGTTTCTTTGAGTGGAAAAACACAGAGATAGTTCATACTGTCTATCCTTAGCGGCATACTACAACATGCTGCATTTCATTATGATGTAAAATGACCTAGGGCAGACACTGCTTCAGATCAACTTAATGCATGACCTGGATATTTCATAAGTGGATTGACTGAGGAAAAGTGTGGTTGCTTCCAGCCAGTTTATCTTAAAGAGTACAAGAGAACCAAGAGATACTTAACATATAAGagtatgtattttttatggtaATACTGAGTGTATTGAGTGAGagacgagagagagagagagaagagtgaACCTCAACTGTATAATTGAAATGGatgattaagattaaaattaattaaaacaatctaTCATCAGTTAATCAATTTATCAATTTGAGCTCTATCATCAGTTTTTGTTATACAAACAGTGGTTAGAACTAGAAATAACATATAGCTATAGGAGTAATAAGACTCTGGGACAGCAAGCTTATGCTGTATTCTGTTTATTTAGTTGTATTGTGTTGTGTTTATCActagaataaattatttttatgctaATTTAGAATGgtaaaatctctctctctctgtctatATATTCATAGACAGGGAGAATGAAGACCCTGGAAaccctttttatttcttttgctgAATGTATATACATGCAGAGTCATGGGTGTAACTACAACTTCCTCCACTGATATCCATCCAATATCAGCAGCAAAAGGAGTGTTTTTGTgcgaatattaagaaaatagtaTCTACAGATCTGAGACCTTAACAGAGATCTACAATGTTTAAATATTTGGATTCTCCTGATATTATTCACAAGACCATAACACTCTTGGCAGTGGAAGTCTTGTGAACTGGGCGCCCCTTTATAATTGACTTAAATCATTTGGTGTGGGCATATGGTAATATTGTTGTTCACTTGCAATTtggtttatgtttattttttagataaatgaATCCCTTGGGAGTTTTTCCAGTTTCTATATATGCTTAAGAGATCAATCTAGCTCTGAAGTTTCTGAATTTGGGGGAACTTACTCAAGTTTGTAGCTGTGCAAGAACTATGGGCAAAAGCTTATTATCTGAGTTTGGGAATGGAAcaagttttatatatttgtttaacaAACTATAAATATGATGAAACCTACTCTGAGCAAGTAGCCAAGTATACATTTATATTAGTGTAAATGGAACCAAAacgtaccaaaaaaaaaatatgttcacTACTTCACTATGGAAACAATGCACATGTTGAAGACTAATCATCAGAGCTCTCCATTTAATACTGAAAATTAAGTACTGCTTATATTTTGTAAGGCCTTGTAGAAAGGATCAAACTCAACCTTTTTGCTGTGAATAAGAATAATTGGGGCCTTAGATGGATTTAGCATAAGATATTACAAAACCCACCCACCCACCCTACCCACCTCGGGCCGCTAATCGGTTAAGACTGTGTACATCTAATCCTTACCCCCTGTGGACCACCACCAGGGCACCCATTTAGGAAGATACTGAAGAAAACTATAATCAAAATACAATAGGGAAAAAAGTTTGAGCCACATTTTGCCCTAGTCATCCAGTTTTTTCTATATCATCTGTCTCAGTTGAATATACAGCTGAAAACAACAGAATTTGCTCTTTTGCATAAAATCTCTCACTAAATTTTCGAAAAATTCCCCAGGTGACCGGACACTACCCAGAAGGTCATTGAGCTAAATTATCGATCTTTCGGAAGATCCTTTTGGGTAAATCGACAGAATAATGATTTGTGATATGcattttttcacactaattaatATTACTGACACTACCCATATGGTTACCCAGACTATGGGAAAATCCTTATGGCAAAATCAACAGATTGGGATACACAGTTTCACATAAGGCAACAAAGCATAAACACAAACCAGATGGTTAAGAaggtaattttcaaattttgagaAGACCCTTTGTGCACTGCTCaataaacaaaacaacgatTTGGGATATATccatttcacatttttttcacaTCAAATAAGATTACAAACACCACCCAGGTCAATATTGAGCTCTAAATCAATACAAAAATGGCCAGGGACACACGCATTCCTCGATTTTCCAAACTTTGGGACAACCCATTTGAACAAAAAATCAGCAGATTCACGATTCggaatttctcttttctttctctctctctttctctctctcttttctttttttcacaaTAACAAAACAACAAACCATGTAAAAAATGAAAGGGGCAGAAAAAAGAAGACACAAACCCTGGAAGGATCGACTTTGGGGAAATCTTTGACGACGGCGAGGACTCTTTCGACGACCTCCTCTTTGGAGAGATGATCGTCGCCGTGTGATGACATGGCACGCCATGGCTGCAGTTTTGGAGCGGCTTGGAGTGGCACACGAACGTGGCGGAGCACGGCTGCCCTCAGTgccatttctctctctttctttgcaAATGAGTGAGTGTGAGCGTGAGGAGCTTTGGTGGAATTGGCCAATTGCGATTTGGGAGTAACGTAAATAACTAAACCCTTACTAAGTCAAAATCTTAGATAtaagtttataaataataaaaaaaaaaattgtaagtaaaGTAAGAGAGAAAAATCTTACTAAAAATGACAACCATGAGCGTTATGAGTACTTTCTtggttattaattaaattaatagatcaattatattataaaataattaacattttattatataaatttacatgtgtattaaatatatattataaattttagtgttatatataatgacattaattattttataacataa is a genomic window containing:
- the LOC114425746 gene encoding acyl carrier protein 1, mitochondrial-like; translation: MALRAAVLRHVRVPLQAAPKLQPWRAMSSHGDDHLSKEEVVERVLAVVKDFPKVDPSRVSPDVHFQKDLGLDSLDNVEIVMALEEEFKLEIPDKEADKIDSCHLAIEYISNHPMAG